The Chloroflexota bacterium genome includes the window TCGTCGGCATCTTCGGGCAGGTGCCGCTGACGACGTTCGCCCGCCGCCGGCTGCGCCCGAATGCGGCCATCGCGCTCGGGCTGCTGGTGATGGGGCTGGCGTTCCTGCCCTTGCTGGTGGCCGCGCCGCTGTTGCCCCTGGGGCCGACGACGGTCGGGCGCTGGCTGGCCGTCGCTGGCCTGTCCAGCGGCGACACGGCCATGGCAGGGCTGACATCGGGCCTGACCTTCGTCATCAACATGCTCCCGCTGACGCTCTGCGCCCTGCTGCTGGTCGGCGGGCAGTCGCTGGTGTCGCCGTTCGTCGCCAGCGCCATCGCCACGCTCAGCGGTGGGCGGCTGGTGGGGACGTACTTCGGGATGCATGCCGTGCTGCAGGGGATCGGCGGGATGTTCGGCAACCTGGCCGGCGGGGCAGCCTTCGAGGTGACACGCTCATCGGCGCACCCCGGGCTGCCCTGGCTGCTGATGATCGCCGTCGGGGCGGCCTGCGCCGGCAGTATGGTGGCGCTGGAACGGGCCGGCCTGCTCTCGGAGCCGCGCCCCGCGGACGCGCGGGCCGGCGCGCGGGCCAGCGCCGGCTAGTCGGATCGACCACGTTGCCGCCGCCGACCACCGCCACATCGACATCATAGTACTGATATTGTATCTCAACAAACGCTCGCGGTCAGGATGGCACGGTTTCGACAGAATGGCACTGCTGTTTGCCGATCTGACAACATTCGGTGGGTGAGCGACGCGGGAGATTTCGACGATGTCCTGACCGGGGTTGGTCCGCGCCTCCGGCATCTCCGTCAGTCTCGCAACGCCACCCTGGCGGGCCTGTCCCGGCAGACCGGCATCTCGGTCAGCACCCTCTCGCGCCTGGAGTCAGGGCAGCGTCGCCCGACCCTCGAGCTGCTGCTCCCGATTGCCCGGGCGCACGGCGTCCCGCTGGACGATCTGGTGGGTGCGCCGCCGGTGGGCGATCCGCGCGTACGCCTGGAGACGCGCCGCATAGGGGACCGGCTGGTAACGCCGCTGACGGCCCAGTCCGACGGCCTGCAGGCGTTCAAGATCACGATCCCCAGCCCTGTTGGTCCGGCCGATCTGCGCGTCCACGAGGGCTACGAGTGGCTGTACGTGCTCAGCGGCCGACTGCGGCTGCTCCTGGCCCACCATGACCTGACGCTCGGGCCGGGGCAGGCGGCAGAGTTCGACACGCGGGTGCCGCATGCGTTCGGCGCGGCCGGCGCCGAGCCAGCCGAGGTCTTGAGCCTCTTCGGGAGTCAGGGTGAGCGGATGCATCTGCGCGTCAGGCCCGGACCGCCAGCGCGCAAGGCGACCTGACCTCTGCGCCGCAGCGGCTACGAAGGAAAACGTTGAGGGCGTCCTGGCATCAACTCTGTCCTGACGCAAATATCTGCGAGACCCGCCCCATTCTTTCCGTAGCCGGCGTTCTAGTAAGTGCATGTGGCTGGCACGTCTCCCAAATGACTCGACGTCGACCCAGAACGGTGCAAGCTGTCTCGCCAGCCCATATGCGCTCGATCTGCTCAGGCAGCTTGTACTCTCATGGGTCATGATGGCAATCTGCGGATGGTATGGGCATCATGCGAATGGGTATCCGAGCACAGCTTTTTGCGGCATTCGGGGCGCTGCTGGCCCTGATGGGAGTCTTAGGCGCGGTCAGCATCGTCAAGCTCGCATCGATCAACGATCTCACCGACGCACTCTACGAGAAGCACACTCTGGGCCTCTCCTACATCATGCAGGCCAACGTGGACCTGATCGCCAGTGGCCGCGCGGAGAAGAACGCGATCCTGGCCTCTGACCGCGCTGAGGGGGAGA containing:
- a CDS encoding helix-turn-helix domain-containing protein — encoded protein: MARFRQNGTAVCRSDNIRWVSDAGDFDDVLTGVGPRLRHLRQSRNATLAGLSRQTGISVSTLSRLESGQRRPTLELLLPIARAHGVPLDDLVGAPPVGDPRVRLETRRIGDRLVTPLTAQSDGLQAFKITIPSPVGPADLRVHEGYEWLYVLSGRLRLLLAHHDLTLGPGQAAEFDTRVPHAFGAAGAEPAEVLSLFGSQGERMHLRVRPGPPARKAT